In Natronomonas halophila, one DNA window encodes the following:
- a CDS encoding MFS transporter: MTDGNEPPGRYRKYRVLGLLATAELLAMTLWFSVSAVGPELATMWGLSAAETAWLTNAVQLGFVAGALLSAVFTISDVVQPRYLFSASAVVGAAATVVIATSVGSFLPAVVLRFLTGMALAGVYPPGMKIMAGWFRKGRGFAIGVLVGALTVGSAMPHLLRGVGGVGRPTPVLLGASGLAVLGAILVLFVEPGPYQAPAAPFDPSAIRRIAGDRGTVLANLGYFGHMWELYAVWAWIPVYLSASFTANGGETEAFAAFVTFGTIAIGGLGAVIAGVTSDRLGRTTVTSASMIISGSACVAAGFVFGASTLIVVPFVLLWGFAIVADSAQFSTAVSELAEDSYVGSALTFQTAIGYLLTLGSIQLTPIVAESVGWRWAFAPLAVGPLIGTVAMLTLRRLPEAEALAGGRG; the protein is encoded by the coding sequence ATGACAGACGGCAACGAACCACCGGGACGATACCGGAAATACCGGGTGCTCGGCCTGCTTGCGACCGCCGAACTGCTGGCGATGACGCTGTGGTTCAGCGTCTCCGCAGTCGGGCCGGAACTCGCGACGATGTGGGGCCTTTCGGCCGCCGAGACGGCGTGGCTCACCAACGCGGTCCAACTCGGCTTCGTCGCCGGTGCGCTGCTCTCGGCGGTGTTTACCATCTCGGACGTCGTCCAGCCGCGATACCTGTTTTCGGCGTCGGCGGTCGTCGGCGCCGCCGCGACCGTCGTCATCGCCACAAGCGTCGGGTCGTTCCTCCCGGCGGTCGTCCTCCGGTTCCTGACCGGGATGGCTCTCGCGGGGGTGTATCCGCCGGGCATGAAAATTATGGCCGGCTGGTTCCGGAAGGGCCGCGGGTTCGCCATCGGCGTGCTGGTCGGCGCGCTCACCGTCGGCTCCGCGATGCCGCATCTCCTGCGCGGAGTGGGTGGCGTCGGTCGGCCGACGCCGGTGTTGCTCGGGGCTTCGGGCCTCGCCGTCCTCGGTGCGATTCTCGTCCTCTTCGTCGAACCCGGGCCGTATCAGGCGCCCGCCGCGCCATTCGACCCGAGCGCTATCCGCCGAATCGCGGGGGACCGCGGGACGGTCCTCGCCAATCTCGGCTACTTCGGCCACATGTGGGAACTCTACGCGGTCTGGGCCTGGATTCCGGTGTACCTCTCGGCGAGCTTCACTGCCAACGGCGGCGAAACCGAAGCCTTCGCCGCGTTCGTGACCTTCGGCACCATCGCAATCGGCGGCCTCGGGGCCGTCATCGCCGGGGTCACCTCCGACCGACTCGGGCGAACGACGGTTACAAGCGCCAGCATGATTATCAGCGGTAGCGCCTGTGTGGCAGCCGGCTTCGTCTTCGGCGCCTCGACGCTCATCGTCGTCCCGTTCGTCCTCCTGTGGGGCTTCGCCATCGTCGCCGACTCCGCGCAGTTCTCGACGGCCGTCTCGGAACTCGCCGAGGATTCCTACGTCGGCAGTGCGCTCACCTTCCAGACCGCTATCGGCTACCTGCTGACTCTGGGTTCGATTCAGTTGACGCCCATCGTCGCCGAGTCGGTCGGCTGGCGGTGGGCTTTCGCACCGCTTGCGGTCGGCCCGCTAATCGGCACTGTCGCGATGCTCACGCTGCGGCGGCTGCCGGAGGCGGAGGCGCTCGCAGGCGGCCGTGGCTGA
- a CDS encoding zinc ribbon domain-containing protein — protein MVSPENLYIVVTALLLLIALGVAIPVLKGIVIDGIERNREGDTTVRSATAEESSPDGSVGPHAVCADCGTPNDPDFSYCRECGARL, from the coding sequence GTGGTTTCGCCCGAGAACCTCTATATCGTCGTCACGGCCCTGTTGTTGCTCATCGCGCTGGGGGTCGCCATCCCCGTACTCAAGGGTATCGTCATCGACGGCATCGAGCGCAATCGGGAGGGCGATACAACCGTACGGTCGGCTACCGCCGAAGAATCGTCGCCGGACGGGTCCGTCGGGCCGCACGCCGTCTGTGCCGACTGCGGGACGCCGAACGACCCTGACTTTTCCTACTGCCGGGAGTGTGGTGCCCGCCTCTAA
- a CDS encoding carotenoid biosynthesis protein has product MTDGRTFAASAAALGLAALAHAILSWPAEMTLAFFGVGAAVAFVAEAVVIRLGFLEHHIGPKVLGVPLYALFGWTGVIYVAFRFALLVAEGWGAVALAALLATGYDALTDPRGVSEGFWSYTDDLPGPRYRGIPWWNTVGWLVISAVTAGAAVLVR; this is encoded by the coding sequence ATGACCGATGGCCGCACCTTCGCCGCGAGCGCAGCCGCGCTTGGCCTCGCCGCCCTCGCCCACGCGATACTGAGTTGGCCCGCCGAGATGACGCTCGCGTTCTTCGGGGTCGGCGCCGCCGTCGCCTTCGTCGCGGAAGCGGTCGTCATCCGCCTCGGGTTCCTAGAGCACCACATCGGCCCGAAGGTCCTCGGCGTACCCCTCTACGCCCTCTTCGGGTGGACGGGCGTGATTTACGTCGCCTTCCGGTTCGCGCTGCTCGTCGCCGAGGGCTGGGGCGCCGTCGCCCTCGCGGCTCTGCTGGCGACCGGATACGACGCCCTCACGGACCCCAGAGGCGTCAGCGAGGGCTTCTGGAGTTATACGGACGACCTGCCCGGACCCCGGTATCGCGGCATCCCGTGGTGGAACACCGTCGGCTGGCTGGTCATCAGCGCCGTCACCGCCGGGGCCGCCGTCCTCGTCCGTTGA
- a CDS encoding restriction endonuclease: MSSESAAEQPDPISVAEALQRLDTRTLRDLVRRLWEERGWTLEDESSPDDGGVDLVFAREWPQHRRVLLRVRSFDANDHLNTADVQAFVRTVQREEVDIARIVTTTETPSSVEAKAREYGVDVMGPAALGTLLDRLGERAALAAHVDAPVITDTGTSLPAWVPDRLAAAADRLNLADRLERLLARYLPPDPTMADMAALSFTGHRIALVASALALLFLVPVGTQAVLFWVLMTAYLLVTYGALLPAMTADIYLRRQIRGEWVPSWWYLGAFIAVPLPLLAGALYWYRRRNHRPARNDVV, from the coding sequence ATGAGTTCGGAGTCAGCCGCCGAACAGCCGGATCCGATTTCCGTCGCCGAAGCCCTCCAGCGTCTCGATACGCGGACGTTGCGCGACCTCGTGAGGCGGCTGTGGGAGGAACGCGGCTGGACGCTGGAGGACGAATCCAGCCCGGACGACGGGGGCGTCGACCTGGTGTTCGCCCGCGAGTGGCCACAACACCGCCGGGTGCTGCTTCGGGTCCGGTCCTTCGACGCGAACGACCACCTCAACACCGCCGACGTGCAGGCGTTCGTCCGGACCGTCCAGCGCGAGGAGGTCGACATCGCCCGCATCGTCACGACAACCGAGACGCCCTCCAGCGTCGAGGCGAAGGCCCGCGAGTACGGCGTCGACGTCATGGGACCGGCGGCGCTCGGTACCCTGCTCGACCGACTCGGCGAGCGGGCGGCGCTGGCGGCCCACGTCGACGCACCCGTGATAACCGACACCGGAACGTCGCTGCCGGCCTGGGTGCCCGACCGACTGGCCGCCGCGGCCGACCGCCTGAACCTCGCGGACCGACTGGAGCGACTGTTGGCCCGGTATCTCCCGCCGGACCCGACGATGGCCGATATGGCCGCGCTGAGTTTCACCGGCCACCGAATCGCGCTCGTCGCCTCGGCGCTTGCACTCCTGTTCTTGGTGCCGGTCGGAACCCAGGCGGTCCTTTTCTGGGTGCTGATGACCGCCTATCTGCTCGTCACCTACGGCGCGCTGCTGCCGGCGATGACCGCGGACATCTATCTCCGCCGGCAGATTCGCGGCGAGTGGGTGCCGTCGTGGTGGTATCTCGGGGCGTTCATCGCCGTCCCGTTGCCGCTGCTGGCGGGGGCGCTCTACTGGTATCGGCGCCGGAACCACCGACCGGCGAGAAACGATGTCGTCTGA
- a CDS encoding tetratricopeptide repeat protein translates to MTDEEPADSHEFSEGQGFEDPYDGFDLDPPELDVDPEQVDPVDSRVVADTLDRRQIAADEVDAEELLDVGLEYMRINRHEQATDAFERVASYADDDIIEQEAWVNKGAAHAEMQEFEAAIDAYRQALHIDDESEHAATAETNLAYALWESGRSEQALEHAERAVELDPRFPQAWYNRGFFLLERGLAEDAVSCFDNAMRLGQRSVDVLEEKARALEQQGKDEEAEKVAEEAEEMRQRAEDQLVDDHGSGGPAGGPGGDRGGRERQRER, encoded by the coding sequence ATGACTGACGAGGAGCCAGCCGACTCCCACGAGTTCTCCGAGGGGCAGGGCTTCGAGGACCCCTACGATGGGTTCGACCTCGACCCGCCGGAACTCGACGTCGACCCCGAGCAGGTCGACCCCGTCGACTCCCGTGTCGTCGCCGACACGCTCGACCGCCGACAGATCGCGGCCGACGAGGTCGACGCCGAGGAACTGCTCGACGTCGGGCTGGAGTACATGCGCATCAACCGCCACGAACAGGCGACCGACGCCTTCGAGCGCGTCGCCAGCTACGCCGACGACGACATCATCGAGCAGGAAGCGTGGGTGAACAAGGGCGCCGCTCACGCGGAGATGCAGGAGTTCGAGGCGGCCATCGACGCCTACCGGCAGGCGCTGCACATCGACGACGAATCCGAGCACGCCGCCACCGCCGAGACCAACCTCGCCTACGCGCTGTGGGAATCCGGCCGCAGCGAGCAGGCACTCGAACACGCCGAACGCGCCGTCGAACTCGACCCGCGCTTCCCGCAGGCGTGGTACAACCGTGGGTTCTTCCTGCTGGAGCGCGGCCTCGCCGAGGACGCCGTCTCCTGTTTCGACAACGCGATGCGGCTCGGCCAGCGGTCGGTCGACGTCCTCGAAGAGAAGGCCCGTGCACTCGAACAGCAGGGCAAGGACGAGGAAGCCGAGAAGGTCGCCGAGGAAGCCGAGGAGATGCGCCAGCGCGCCGAAGACCAGCTCGTCGACGACCACGGCTCGGGCGGCCCCGCGGGCGGTCCCGGCGGCGACCGCGGCGGGCGTGAACGCCAGCGCGAACGATGA